The Neomonachus schauinslandi chromosome 4, ASM220157v2, whole genome shotgun sequence genome includes a region encoding these proteins:
- the RNF139 gene encoding E3 ubiquitin-protein ligase RNF139 isoform X1, translated as MAAVGPPQQQVRMAHQQVWAALEVALRVPCLYIIDAIFNSYYDSSQSRFCIGLQIFLRLLGIFVSSIVLILSQRSLFKFYMYSSAFLLAATSVLVNYYASLHIDFYGAYNTSAFGIELLPRKGPSLWMALIVLQLTLGIGYITLLQIHSIYSQLIILDLLVPVIGLITELPLHIRETLVFTSSLILTLNTVLVLAVKLKWFYYSTRYVYLLVRHMYRIYGLQLLMEDTWKRIRFPDILRVFWLTRITAQATVLMYILRMANETDSFFISWDDFWDLICNLIISGCDSTLTVLGMSAVISSIAHYLGLGILAFIGSTEEDDRRLGFVAPVLFFILALQTGLSGLRPEERLIRLSRNMCLLLTAVLHFIHGMTDPVLMSLSASHVSSFRRHFPVLFVSACLFILPVLLSYVLWHHYALNTWLFAVTAFCVELCLKVIVSLTVYTLFMIDGYYNVLWEKLDDYVYYVRSTGNIIEFIFGVVMFGNGAYTMMFESGSKIRACMMCLHAYFNIYLQAKNGWKTFMNRRTAVKKINSLPEIKGSRLQEIDDVCAICYHEFTTSARITPCNHYFHALCLRKWLYIQDTCPMCHQKVYIEDDIKDNANISNNNGFIAPNENPEEAVREAAAESDRELNEDDSTDCDDDVQRERNGVIQHTGPAAEELNDDTD; from the coding sequence gtatattTGTATCCAGTATTGTTCTGATCTTGTCACAACGATCACTTTTCAAGTTTTACATGTACAGTTCAGCCTTTCTATTAGCTGCAACTTCAGTGTTGGTAAATTATTATGCTTCTTTGCACATTGACTTCTATGGTGCCTACAACACATCAGCTTTCGGAATTGAGCTGCTTCCTCGAAAAGGGCCCTCGCTGTGGATGGCACTCATCGTTCTACAGCTAACCTTAGGAATTGGATACATTACACTATTACAAATTCATTCCATCTATTCACAATTAATTATTTTGGATCTCTTGGTTCCTGTAATAGGCTTAATCACAGAGCTCCCATTGCACATCCGAGAGACTTtagtttttacttcttccttgatTCTCACATTAAACACAGTGCTTGTCTTGGCAGTGAAGCTTAAGTGGTTTTATTATTCTACACGGTATGTTTATCTTTTAGTGAGGCACATGTATAGAATTTATGGATTACAGTTATTAATGGAGGACACATGGAAGAGGATTCGTTTCCCAGATATACTGAGAGTCTTTTGGCTAACAAGAATTACAGCTCAGGCTACAGTGTTGATGTACATTTTAAGGATGGCAAATGAAACggattccttctttatttcttgggATGACTTCTGGGACCTCATTTGTAATCTTATAATTAGTGGATGTGATTCTACACTAACTGTACTGGGCATGAGTGCTGTAATTTCCTCAATAGCCCATTATTTGGGCCTTGGAATATTGGCCTTTATTGGATCAACCGAAGAAGACGACAGGCGGCTTGGCTTCGTAgcacctgttttattttttattttggctcttCAGACTGGTTTAAGTGGGCTAAGACCAGAAGAGAGACTTATTCGCTTAAGTAGAAACATGTGCCTTTTATTAACTGCAGTCCTGCATTTCATCCACGGAATGACAGACCCTGTATTAATGTCTCTCAGTGCCTCTCATGTGTCATCTTTCCGTAGACATTTTCCTGTGCTCTTTGTCTCTGCTTGCCTGTTTATTCTTCCTGTTTTACTCAGTTACGTTCTTTGGCATCACTATGCACTAAATACATGGTTGTTCGCAGTTACAGCCTTTTGTGTGGAACTCTGCTTAAAAGTAATTGTTTCTCTCACTGTGTATACGTTATTCATGATTGATGGCTACTATAATGTCCTTTGGGAAAAGCTTGATGATTATGTCTACTATGTTCGTTCAACAGGCAATattattgaatttatatttggAGTAGTAATGTTTGGAAATGGGGCTTACACTATGATGTTTGAGTCAGGAAGTAAAATTCGGGCTTGTATGATGTGTCTACATGCATATTTTAACATCTACTTACAAGCAAAAAATGGCTGGAAGACATTCATGAACCGTAGGACTGCTGTTAAGAAAATTAATTCACTTCCTGAAATAAAAGGGAGCCGCTTACAAGAAATAGATGATGTATGTGCAATCTGCTATCATGAGTTTACAACATCTGCTCGCATCACACCATGTAATCATTACTTCCATGCACTTTGCCTTCGGAAATGGCTGTACATCCAAGATACTTGTCCAATGTGCCATCAGAAAGTGTACATCGAAGATGATATTAAGGATAATGCAAATATATCTAACAACAATGGATTTATTGCACCCAATGAAAATCCAGAGGAAGCTGTAAGAGAAGCTGCTGCTGAATCTGACAGGGAATTGAACGAAGATGACAGTACAGATTGTGATGATGAtgttcaaagagaaagaaatggagtgaTTCAGCACACAGGCCCAGCAGCTGAAGAACTTAATGATGATACTGATTAA